The following are from one region of the Quercus robur chromosome 1, dhQueRobu3.1, whole genome shotgun sequence genome:
- the LOC126723787 gene encoding protein CLT1, chloroplastic: MTSYCHRITAGAGVSNRPIRLSRMTTSSSRTVEISRLPQNYCSNHHLRSRKIIRAAAVVEAVGPCGDGEDKAAAAAAGPCSYAVENLSSLTREEEEKSESDQDRTAEIESEEENEEKRNKRMDQSKKVKVVVAAAVTVVMGVGNRVLYKLALVPLKHYPFFLAQLATFGYVIVYFSILYLRYHAGIVTDEMLSLPKAPFLAVGLLEALGAATGMAAGAILSGASIPILSQTFLVWQIILSTVFLGRRYKVNQLLGCFLVAIGVIITVASGSSAGHSLKEAGIFWSVLMVVSFLFQAADTVLKEVIFSDAAQRLKGGSVDLFVVNSYGSAFQAFFICLLLPFLSKLWGIPFSQLPNYLKDGAACFLNIGTLSSGCDGAPLLPLLFIVVNMGFNISLLYLLKISSAVVSSLASTFSVPISVYVFTLPLPYLGVASSLPTGFVAGAIILVMGLLIYSWTPSVPTSASPSLPN; encoded by the exons atgacgTCATATTGTCACCGGATAACCGCCGGGGCGGGCGTGTCGAACCGACCAATTCGGCTGAGCAGGATGACGACGTCATCGTCACGGACGGTTGAGATTTCGCGGCTCCCTCAGAATTATTGCTCGAATCATCATTTGAGATCGAGGAAGATTATTAGAGCGGCGGCGGTGGTGGAGGCGGTGGGACCGTGCGGCGATGGGGAGGATAAGGCTGCGGCTGCGGCGGCGGGGCCGTGCTCGTACGCGGTGGAGAATTTGTCGTCGTTGACgagggaggaggaggagaagagcGAGAGCGATCAGGATCGGACTGCGGAAATAGAATCAGAAGAAGAGAAtgaggagaagaggaataagagaATGGATCAGAGTAAGAAGGTGAAGGTGGTGGTGGCAGCGGCGGTGACGGTGGTGATGGGAGTAGGGAATCGGGTGTTGTATAAACTGGCCTTGGTTCCGTTGAAGCACTACCCGTTTTTTCTCGCTCAGCTCGCCACTTTCGg aTATGTAATTGTATACTTCTCCATATTGTATCTCCGATACCATGCTGGCATTGTTACAGATGAGATGCTTTCCTTGCCAAAGGCTCCATTCCTTGCTGTTGGTCTCTTGGAAGCCCTTGGTGCTGCTACTGGAATGGCAGCTGGAG CAATTCTTTCTGGAGCATCAATCCCAATTTTGTCTCAG ACCTTTCTTGTGTGGCAAATTATTCTGTCAACCGTTTTTCTTGGAAGGAGATATAAAGtcaaccaactacttggatgctTTCTTGTAGCCATTGGTGTAATCATAACAGTGGCAAG TGGATCTAGTGCTGGACATTCATTGAAGGAAGCTGGTATATTTTGGAGTGTTTTGATGGTagtttcatttttatttcaagCGGCTGATACGGTGCTCAAG GAAGTAATCTTTTCAGATGCTGCCCAACGTCTAAAG GGAGGTTCAGTAGACCTATTTGTTGTAAATTCCTATGGATCTGCCTTCCAA GCCTTCTTTATCTGCCTTCTTTTACCTTTTCTGTCAAAATTATGGGGTATTCCATTTAGTCAACTGCCAAATTATCTTAAAGACGGTGCTGCTTGCTTTCTGAACATTGGAACTTTGTCAAGTG GATGTGATGGTGCTCCACTGCTACCTTTACTGTTTATTGTTGTCAACATGGGTTTCAACATATCATTGCTCTATCTGCTCAAGATCTCTTCTGCTGTAGTTTCTAGCCTTGCTTCCACATTTTCAG TGCCAATATCTGTTTATGTGTTCACGTTGCCGCTACCCTACCTTGGTGTTGCATCATCCCTTCCTACAGGCTTTGTTGCAGGAGCCATAATTCTCGTTATGGGCTTGCTCATCTATTCTTGGACACCATCAGTTCCCACTAGCGCCTCGCCATCACTTCCCAATTA